In Terriglobus sp. TAA 43, a single window of DNA contains:
- a CDS encoding superoxide dismutase family protein: MQKSWMATVVLGACSLTAFAVAQKPVKVELKDPAAKDVGTVEFAKKGKTVDMKVSLHDLPAGEHGIHVHAGDACTAPDFASAKGHLNPDNKHHGYQNPEGHHAGDFASSVKVGADGKGKATLSNPDISLDTASMSSIYGKTVVVHELVDDQKTDPAGASGKRIACGVIPAAAM, from the coding sequence ATGCAGAAGTCGTGGATGGCAACAGTGGTTTTGGGTGCATGTAGCCTGACTGCATTCGCAGTGGCGCAGAAGCCCGTGAAGGTTGAGTTGAAGGATCCCGCTGCCAAAGATGTAGGAACGGTGGAGTTTGCCAAGAAGGGTAAGACTGTCGACATGAAGGTGTCGTTGCACGATCTTCCCGCAGGCGAACATGGCATCCACGTTCATGCTGGTGACGCCTGCACAGCGCCGGACTTCGCCAGCGCCAAGGGCCATCTGAACCCGGACAACAAGCACCACGGCTACCAGAACCCTGAAGGCCATCATGCCGGCGACTTCGCCTCCAGCGTGAAGGTGGGTGCTGATGGCAAGGGCAAGGCAACGCTGAGCAACCCTGACATCTCTCTGGACACTGCATCCATGTCGTCCATCTACGGCAAGACCGTAGTGGTACACGAACTGGTGGACGACCAGAAGACCGACCCGGCAGGTGCATCGGGCAAGCGCATCGCCTGCGGCGTAATCCCCGCTGCTGCCATGTAA